In Actinoplanes sp. NBC_00393, a single genomic region encodes these proteins:
- the lipB gene encoding lipoyl(octanoyl) transferase LipB produces MRLEAPELVRVDLSEVDYDTAVQRMTGWADQRRAGLAPDRLFLLSHPPVITYGARTPPADLPDDLSAIPTVAVDRGGNATYHGPGQLVGYLVMDLRRWGPVDVVRWLETGLIDAMAALGFPTLRRDTPPGSPSLVGVWTPDGRKLASIGMRIRGGVTTHGFALNVDTDLTVFDRFVACSLDDVAMTSLDELATERGIRTPSDAEVRDAVATHLGAAVSQTP; encoded by the coding sequence ATGCGGCTTGAGGCCCCGGAGCTGGTACGCGTCGACCTGAGCGAGGTCGACTACGACACAGCCGTTCAACGGATGACCGGCTGGGCCGATCAGCGCCGCGCCGGCCTCGCCCCCGACCGGCTGTTCCTGCTCAGCCATCCGCCGGTGATCACCTACGGCGCACGGACTCCCCCGGCGGACCTGCCGGACGATCTGTCGGCGATCCCCACGGTGGCGGTCGACCGCGGCGGCAACGCCACCTACCACGGCCCCGGCCAGCTGGTCGGATACCTGGTGATGGACCTGCGCCGATGGGGCCCGGTCGACGTGGTGCGCTGGCTGGAAACCGGCCTGATCGACGCCATGGCCGCGCTGGGCTTCCCCACGCTGCGCCGCGACACCCCGCCCGGCTCCCCCAGCCTGGTCGGCGTGTGGACACCCGACGGCCGCAAGCTGGCCTCGATCGGCATGCGCATCCGCGGCGGCGTCACCACGCACGGCTTCGCCCTGAACGTCGACACCGACCTGACGGTCTTCGACCGCTTCGTGGCCTGCAGCCTGGACGACGTCGCGATGACCTCACTCGACGAGCTGGCCACCGAGCGCGGCATCCGTACCCCGTCCGACGCCGAGGTCCGCGACGCCGTCGCAACCCACCTGGGCGCGGCGGTCAGCCAGACGCCCTGA
- a CDS encoding anti-sigma factor: MQHLEPDRLVLLALSEEQQELTETDHLAQCAGCRHDLESLREVADLGADAQELRDLPPPPERIWQAISAEVARTPEVVAPPVPLRRRAERRRPRWLMPVLAAAAAAVVAVAGTVAVDRFTARPTVEPVTARATLTPLDTVPQTAGGDVRVLSGGQMQIDVRNLPLTTGFHEVWLIDPDDLTKMVALGSLSDQADAVLPVPPGTDLNRYRLVDVSDEPHDGDASHSGRSLLRGTLTS, encoded by the coding sequence GTGCAGCATTTGGAACCCGATCGGCTGGTCCTTCTCGCGCTCTCTGAGGAGCAGCAGGAGCTGACCGAAACCGACCACCTGGCGCAGTGTGCCGGCTGCCGGCACGACCTGGAGAGCCTGCGGGAGGTCGCCGACCTGGGCGCTGACGCGCAGGAACTGCGGGACCTGCCGCCACCCCCGGAGCGGATCTGGCAGGCGATCTCGGCGGAGGTCGCGCGTACCCCGGAGGTCGTCGCACCCCCGGTGCCGCTGCGGCGCCGCGCCGAACGTCGCCGCCCCCGCTGGCTGATGCCCGTGCTGGCCGCCGCGGCGGCAGCGGTGGTCGCGGTGGCCGGCACGGTAGCCGTGGACCGGTTCACCGCACGGCCCACGGTCGAGCCGGTGACCGCCCGGGCGACGCTGACCCCGCTGGACACGGTGCCGCAGACCGCCGGCGGCGATGTCCGGGTGCTGTCCGGCGGGCAGATGCAGATCGACGTACGCAATCTGCCGTTGACCACCGGTTTCCACGAGGTGTGGCTGATCGACCCGGACGACCTCACGAAGATGGTGGCCCTGGGCAGCCTGTCCGACCAGGCCGACGCGGTGCTGCCGGTGCCACCCGGCACCGACCTGAACCGCTACCGCCTGGTCGACGTCAGCGACGAACCGCACGACGGCGACGCCTCCCACTCGGGCCGCAGCCTGCTACGCGGAACCCTGACGTCGTAG
- a CDS encoding RNA polymerase sigma factor, with product MSTDDELAERLRDGDEKALRTAYDRHGAAVLYLAQRLLGNRADAEDVTQVTFVAAWTGRDSFDPQRGTMLGWLLGIARRKAVDRLRSAARDDRATDSVRAQLGPPDDRETPERIVDRLVVADELGRLPEEQRRTLELAFFDDLTHPQIAAVTGLPLGTVKSHIRRGMANLRRRWEVDGAAFGTRSAGPSRAL from the coding sequence ATGAGCACCGACGACGAGCTCGCCGAGCGGTTACGCGACGGCGACGAGAAAGCTCTGCGTACGGCCTACGACCGGCACGGCGCCGCCGTGCTGTATCTGGCCCAGCGGCTGCTGGGCAACCGGGCGGACGCCGAGGACGTCACCCAGGTGACGTTCGTGGCGGCGTGGACCGGCCGGGACTCGTTCGACCCGCAGCGCGGCACGATGCTGGGCTGGCTGCTCGGCATCGCGCGGCGCAAGGCCGTCGACCGCCTGCGGTCGGCAGCGCGAGACGATCGGGCAACCGATTCGGTACGCGCCCAGCTGGGCCCACCCGACGACCGGGAGACCCCGGAACGGATCGTCGACCGTCTGGTCGTCGCCGACGAGCTGGGCCGGCTCCCCGAGGAGCAGCGGCGCACGCTCGAACTGGCCTTCTTCGACGATCTCACCCATCCCCAGATAGCCGCCGTCACCGGGCTGCCGCTCGGTACGGTCAAGAGCCATATCCGGCGTGGAATGGCCAACCTGCGACGTCGTTGGGAGGTGGACGGTGCAGCATTTGGAACCCGATCGGCTGGTCCTTCTCGCGCTCTCTGA
- a CDS encoding DUF3618 domain-containing protein produces MSTSDTPVDPEQLRAEIEQTRADLGDTVEALAAKTDVKARAKQAAAEAKTRTKEAASEAKTRTKEAASEAKTRTRVAAVEAKDRATEAAAEAKQRAAVAAADVKDRTQQTVAEVREDPRRAAPPALIAAAVVALVVAVIVVRRRRA; encoded by the coding sequence ATGAGCACTTCGGACACCCCGGTCGACCCGGAGCAGCTGCGCGCCGAGATCGAGCAGACCCGGGCCGACCTGGGTGACACGGTCGAGGCCCTGGCCGCGAAGACCGACGTCAAGGCACGCGCGAAGCAAGCCGCTGCGGAGGCGAAGACCCGTACCAAAGAGGCCGCTTCGGAGGCGAAGACCCGTACCAAAGAGGCTGCTTCGGAGGCGAAGACCCGTACCAGAGTGGCTGCGGTAGAAGCGAAGGACCGCGCGACCGAGGCTGCGGCCGAGGCGAAGCAGCGCGCGGCGGTGGCCGCGGCCGACGTCAAGGACCGCACCCAGCAGACGGTGGCCGAGGTGCGGGAGGACCCGCGCCGCGCGGCGCCGCCCGCCCTGATCGCCGCCGCTGTGGTGGCCCTCGTCGTCGCCGTGATCGTGGTGCGCCGCCGGCGAGCCTGA